The genomic segment TGTGGGTTGGTCGACCAACGCTTGCTGGTTCAATGTAACATTAATTTTTATTCTAATATATTTGTATTTGGGACAGGTATATTTGCCGAGAAAACTAGGCAGGGATGCAATTTTTCGCTGCAAGCTGACACTCGAATCAAGATATAAAGAGGTTTCGGAGAAGATTGTTCACTACCTCAACAACAACGAGAGAGCTCTTTTTTTGGAGCAGTCTCCTTTTGGTAATTTGGTTAGGTATCATAGAGATATAAATATTTCTAGTCAAATTATGTGGTATTTGATGAGTAATCAGATAGTTGACACGGGTAGTGATGAGTTTTGGATGGTGGTGCGCAAGAGGCCAGTTAGATTTTCTTTGTTATAGTATTGTTTAACAACCGGCCTCGATTGCGGTACAGAGCCTGTAGATGTACCAGAGGGAGGTGTCTTTGGCTCCAGACACTTTGGCGGTAAGTCTGAGATTGTTTTGAGTGAATTGGAGGCAAAGATGAGTGTTCAAGTGCAGAATGAGACTGGTGTAGACGTGGAGAAGTTAAAGATGGCTAGTCTTTACTTCTGTTGTTTTGTGTTCGGTGAGGGGACTAGGAAAAAAACGAATAAGATCGACCTTAAATACCTGAGGCTTATGGATGATTTGGATAGGTTTAACAGCTATCCGTGGGGTAGAGTAGCCTTTCGTGATGCGGTCCGATGTTTGAAGAAGGATCTTTTAGGGCGATATAATTACCTCACCGAGGCACAGGGTCGGAAAGAAGTTGATGGCAGCTTCCTTGTCGGTGGTTTTGTGATGCCTCTGCAGgtatattaatttttgaatgttaaaactggatttgttatctttattTCTACTAATAACATTGTTCTAAATTTATGTTACAAATCCTCGCTTATGAATATTATCCGAGCGTGGTACAAAAGTTTGCAAGGAAAAGTGATGTGGACGGTTTGATGTTGCCCAGGATGTTTCAATGGGTGACTAACACGTGGCCGTCAAACCGTGCCCCAACTGCTGTTGATGTCACTGCAGCCTTTGGTGATTCTGCTATAGATGTAAGTAATATGAAttgatttgatataataaaTGTGTACTTACCTTTTAATTAATCTGATatgttattaattaaatgtaggATTGTCTTGGATGTTTGACTCCTACTCCCGAGGAGCTCGTTTCAACGTATTATACGACCGGGGATTTTGTTGATTCTGCGCCCGATGCGGTCACCACTCGGGTACTCGAGCTCTGGAGGCAGGGTCAGACAGTCATATGTAGCGAGCATCCTCTGGAGTCTCCCTCAGTCCAGCACATGCATTCCGCACATTCACCTCCCTCTGTCCAGCACACACCTCCTGCACATGCATCTCCTGACGTTTCCGGCACCCGTCCTGGTGATCTCAATAGATCCAGCTCTAGCACCAGTTCTCCTATGCATACGGGTCCTAGAGTCCACTTTGGACTCAATCCTTCCCGCCGCCCATCACCCTTGGAGCATCGTTTCGAGCGGCGATTGACTGTGTTGGAGGATTCTGTTACGTCGATGCATGTTAAGATGTCAGCAGAATTTATTGAGATCAGAGCGTCTATCAGGAGCATAAATCAAGCTCTAGTTGACTTGAAATCGAGTTTCAATCTTGGTCTCgatgagttgagattgagttTGACTGAACAGATTAGAGCTGGTTTTGTTGAGATGAGGTCTAACATGCCAGTGCAGCAGGACAGAGATTATAGCATAGCATATACCAGAGGGCGGAAGAGGAAAGCGTCCGAGGCAGATTTTGGTgagttaattttattaattatatttatgtttatgtaataCAATGATTTAGTACAATtctcataattattttaatttgtttaatGTACGCTATTAGGGTTGGATGATAATCTGGTCAGGGAAATTGACAGTACTAGCCAAACATTACATATATTTGAGCCTAACCTTCATGTCATTAtagagaagtcatcagaaggtGAGTTAATGCACttttttgatttgatatttttGTATAGTATATtaaacaacaatttttttatttttagatattCAAGTTACTCCGGATTCGCGTAAGTCAGGTGGCGAGGCGACCACGTCGAGAGGTTATTACACTAAACCTCGTCTATTCATATTTGCATTaaatttcttattattttaatttgttgaATGTACGCTGTTAGGTGTGGCTGATAATATGGGTAAGGAAATTGGTAGTAGTAGCCAAACCCAACAGATATTTGAGCCTAACCTTCAAGGCATTCCAGATGAGTCCGCAGGAGGTGAGGTAATgcacattttttatatttatatttatgtatagTATATTAAACAATATACTTTATGTTTTTAGATATTCAAGTGACTCCAGATGCGCGTATGCCAGGAGGCGAGGCGACCACGTCGAGAGGTTATTAAACTATACCTTGTTTATTGttcatatttgcattaaagttGTTACAATTGATCATTTTATAGATGACGGTGTGAGGCCACTTGCGGAGACCGTGACACTGAAGGTAAACAACTCGCTTGCACGAGTTAGGGCATCGATGCTCGACCGTTCGCCTAGTAGGATTCGAGGTTTTTACGTCGAATATGAGAAGTCTTTCTACGGACCCATGGCGATCGCAAACTCGCGTGTCACTTTCTCTgtaagcttttaaataaatcttttataaaGTTTAAATTTGTAGAGGATTTcttttaaaacattgaaaacCTTTTGTTATATTGAATTCAGCACTTCGGCGAAGCTCTCCGTGGATTGGTTGAGATGCAGATCCGACATCCTGAAATGATGTCGGCAGATGATTCGTTGATGGACGGACATTTCTACGGTGCGATCTCAGTTTTGGCCGAAGATAAAGATATCGATTTCAAAATAAATCTGGCACGGATTGTGAGCAAAGTCAAAGGTAGTGATCCAGAATGGCCGTGTCTCTCGTGGGAAAAGGCACGAAGAATTCTCATCCATGTCTACACAGATCGGGGCTGGTTTTTGCTAAAACTCGTGACAGGGGTGAATAAGTGCATTATATATGACTTGCTGCGAAGGCACGATCCCAAATTCAAAGATCTGAATAGAGAAATagagcatatacttgtaaacgCTGCTCGTCTGCTTTGTTGGGAACAACCCACACCCCGAGAGGCCATGGAATATAAAACTACATGATGAATTCCGTGCCAAGATTATACAGTACGTTATTCCGTCTGCTATTTcattattcatttttttaatgttacaacaaatattaactgttgatttttttcttttttcacagTGAAGATTCGGGAGCATTTATGTTAGCTGTTGCTGGATACTCTTTGTCTAGGAAGAGCACGCAAGTAGTACTAACTTTAGATGATAGATTAGTATCTgagtttatatattttttagctTGTAATATGTTCCTCAATGATTGGTGATTATTGTGATGTATTGGAAAATTTTATGTCATTATTGGAACATCGTCTTATGTAACTATTTGGGGTTGGTCGACCATCGTTCTTtaggttttagggtttagggttttttaggGTTTAGAACCGTAAATTCATAATTCatcacataaataatttaaatgttaatCGTGGAATCATAATCGAACTACTTtgctaaattttaaattaaaaaaatcgtaatttcaagattatgttatatattttaatttatatatgaaTCACTTCGTCACAATCTCAGTAATTGTtacattataaaaaaaacaggattatgttatatattttaagttaaatGTTAATCGTGGAATCACAATCGaactattttattatattttaaattaaaaaaatcgtaatttcaagattatgttatatattttaatttacatatgAATCACTTCGTCACAATCTCAGTATTTTGTtacattataaaaaaaacaggattatgttatatattttaagttaaatGTTAATCGTGGAATCACAATCGAACTATTTtgctaaattttaaattaaaaaaatcgtaatttcaagattatgttatatattttaatttacttaTGAATCACTTCGTCACAATCTCagtattttgttatattataaaaaaacaggattatgttatatattttaagttaaatGTTAATCGTGGAATCACAATCGaactattttattatattttaaatttaaaaaaatcgtaatttcaagattatgttatatattttaaatttcatatgAATCACTTCGTCACAATCTCAGTATTTTGTTACATTATAAAAAAACaggattatgttatatattttaagttaaatGTTAATCGTGGAATCACAATCGaactattttattatattttaaatttaaaaaaaatcgtaatttcaagattatgttatatatttgaATTTACATATGAATCACTTCGTCAGAATCTCAGTATTTTGTTACATTATAAAAAAACaggattatgttatatattttaataattgacACGTgtcacgacaacaaaaaataTGAATCGTAATTGCATTACCTTACatgttttaatttatatatgaaTAACGGAATCATAATCTCACAACTATcctaatttcacaattatgttacataTTTTCGATAATTATTAatatctattttttaaaaaaacaaaactaATGGTCGACCGATAGCTTGATGGTCGATCAAAGAAAAATAGTGGTCGACCAGCAAGCTAATGGTCGACCATGAGCTTGAACGTCGACCAAAATAAACTTATGGTCTACCAATCAAGCTAATGGTCGACCATTAGGCTCATGGTCgaacaaaaataaaactttgGTCGACCCTCAAGCTATCTCTTTCTGAATTCACCGATCGAAGGAATTCTGTTTTGTTTTCTTCTGCCAACTCTCTTCTCTAACAAAGGAGGCAACACCAATGGAAAATTAACGTTGCGTGGCCATTCATTTTCTTCCGGAACGGGATACACAGTCTCTGAGTAAGCCATGCACCATGACATTGTAGAATAGTACTCTGAACACATATCGTATAAATCAATCTTCGCTAACCAACTAGCTGCGATGGCATGAGCACATGGGATTCTATCAATATCAAAAACTCGACATGTGCATCTTTTTGATTCGAGTTCCACTATGGCCGAATGTCCACGACTCCTAACATCAAAATCCAGACGTCCTAATTCAAAAACTTGCATTCATTGGGCATCTGTGAACCTGCTACGAAGAATCCCCTCGATCGTAGGGGTCAAGTTAGTGTTACTTGCAATTGATGCGTGGCGATATCGGGCAAACCAAGATGAGGCCAGTTTCTGCAAAGAATCTAAGAGTGCAATGATTGGCAGCTTCCTTTCTTCAAGTAGTCTAGCATTGATCGACTCAACCCCGTTTGTCGTCATAATATTGTAACGGGTCTTCGGACAATACGCTCGAGTCCATCTATCAAGTGAGTCTCTCTCGTCCAAATATTGCGCTGCCTCAGGATATCTATTTCTAAAATCATTGTATGCAATATCAAACTCGaaagttttataaattttagcAATGTGCAAAAATATTTCGGTTGCACCCTTCTTTTTGCATCTAGTCTTCATGTTTTGGGATAAATGCCACGTACAATGACCATGATGCGCATTTCTATAGACAGTAGAAACCGCATTAATGATCCCCTGATGCCTGTCAGAAATTATCACCAATTCATCCTCGTCAGGTACTACTTCTAACAACTTCGTTAAAAACCAACTCCACGAAGAAGTACACTCGACATCTACGATTCCCCACGCCAAAGGATATTGGTGATAATTTCCATCTTGTGCCGATGCCACCAGTAAAACACCATTATACTTGCCCTTCAACCACGTACCATCAATTGATACAACTTTTCGCATACTTCGATATCCTCTAACGCATGCACCAAAAGCAAGAAACATATACTTGAATCGATTTTCCTCGTCGACAAATATGTCTGTTATGCTTCCTCGATTCATCTGCTCAACCATGTGCAAATAACAACTCAATTTAGTAAAACTCTGCGTAGGATCACCTTTCAACATATTGTCTGCTAGTTCTTTCCCTTTCCAAGCCTTGTAGTATGATATATCAGCATTCATACTATTGCGCATCATCGCCATCACCGCTTTTGGTACCATTGGCATTGGATGACCTTGGAAATTATCCACTAACATATCACGAATAACAGCAGAACTCACTCCACGGATTCTCTTTCGTCTCCCAGTCAAACCACATGTATGTGTATTGCAATATGTTCTAACGGAGAATGCACGTGAATCATTCTTAATCAAAGAGGTCCAGATTCTTCACTTACAATCAGACACTACACATTTTACGGCGTACACCTTTTGGCTACTTTTAACCGTCTCAAATTCAAAGCAAGCTTCCAAACTTATTCTAATTAGCTCTTTTTTCACCGCTTCTCGGTTTGGAAACTCTTGACCAACAAACAAGTTTGAACCATCCGTGAATGAAAACGTGTCATTATCAATATCCACATCCGCATCCAAATTTGCGTCATTGCTTTGAACCAAATTTGCCTCGATCTCAATTGCATCATTACGTGCTTCGTCATATAACTCGTCTGTGTTACTACGATCCACATGCAGGGCATCCGCATTATGCGCTTCGTCGAATGTGTTACTACGATCCACATGCATGGCATCCACATTATGCGCTTCGTCGAAAAAATCACTGCTATTATTACGATCCACAGAAACAATATTCAAGtgaaaataatcatcaaaaTGACTCTGTTCGTTAATATTGCAATTGTTTTCATCAATACCATATCCGTGCACATTATCAAAAGAAGCAacacattcaatttcaatttGAAGCACTGGCCTACTTCTCGGACAACCAAGATACAGATATGCTTTCAAATCATGGTCATTCTCTATATAAATTGGTTGAATGTTGCACGGCAAATCTAGAAGATAACTCAACCTCAAGTTGGCAGTGTCTTCTACTTTCCCAGCTCTATACAGTtcactttttaaattttcaaaataacaaatatcatcATCCACTGGAATAGCAACAAACTTTGCATTGGCCCCTGGATTCCATTTATAAACCAGCCACTCTGTCACTTCTCATTTCCCATCAAAATGAACAACAATAACGGTTGGCATATCTAAAAAGTGCACAAacaaatatgataattataatgagcaaaatgatttaataacaaaaaaaaattacacacaTGGTCGACCAAAAATTAGTTGGTCGACCAAGAAATTATGTCGGGTCGACCAAGATGATCACGGTCGACCCGGCAAACACAACAACTTGGTCGACCATTAAGAGTGTGGTCGACCATGAAAAAATTTTCTTTGGTGGACCAGAAAGCTTTTTGATCGACCAACTTAATTTTGGTTGGAAAATATtcttcattttaattttgatcaaTTTTGGTCGACGAAAAAACAATGAACCACACAAATTATTCATCTTAATTTTGGTCGATAGCTGCATGAAATGAAGAAAACAATGAACTGGTTCAAAGAAAATGGAGCAAACTTACTGTATTTTTCAAATAGAGACGAATTGGTCTTCAAATACAGAAGAATGGGGGCAACATATGCGGGAGTAGATTTAGATCTGGATATGAGGAATGAGCGCAACAGCACCTGAGCAACAACAGTGTCAATTTCGATTTAATGTATCGCGGAAGAGGTAGATGGGGTAAATGAGTTCTTTAAATTTGGGAAGCTGATAATTGGGAAAAATGTGCGTCAAATGAGAAGAAAGAGAAGAcaacaattaatttaaaaagttaTAAGGTTAATTAAGGTTTAATTTACTAATCAAAAGtcaacttctttttttttttaaaaaaagtcagACTCCTTgttttttaaatccttcctgtCCTATCCTATTTTTTTAATTGGCCCCTACTCATCTTGCTCAATTGTCCGACTCACACTTAATTTATCCaaactttttatttattaaaaatatttcttgaaaaaaaaaattaattttaatattttaaattatacaacaacataaatattatataataataatttgacccgacaaattttattgtttttaattggTTAGCACGGTTGTTTATTACATttctaataatattattattaacttatttcgaaatttataaaacaaataaacaaaaattaaaaggagGATCCGGGACTGGAGACCCCGGTCCATGTAATTAAAAATGGGAGACGGCCGGTGAGTAGCTGGAGTTACTGTGTGGATCATCGAAGACGCATTTCGTCGAACTCTCGTGGTTGTGGTTGAATGGCGGAAAGTTCCTCCAATGGTAAGCTCCCAGATATTCTCTGTATGTATCATGCGTTTCAAATCTCAGCCGCATCTGACAATTTTGGGGTTCTACCGGGCAGATGACATTCTCCAGCAACTCAAGCTCGGAATCATCGACTTCGAAATCTCTACTTCTTCTGTTCCTTCAGTTTCCACTCACTTCCCTCGAAGAGAGGGAAAATGCAGGTCTATGTATGAATGCTGAAgttcttttttaaaagaaatgtcATTTTATTCTTTCTCGAGTTATAGATTGTGATTAAGATGCTTGAAGGCGGCCATCCGAAATCTAAACGTGTGTTATCTTTTTATTGTGTCATGGTTGTGATTTTTGCATTATTGTACTGTCGGTGGTGTCCTCCATTTCACAGCAAATGCTTGATGTTAATTCAGGGATCAAATGCAATTCTTCAGGTTTTGCATATATGCTGATGAAACCATTACAATATCCTGTTTCATTTAATTGTATAAGCTTTTGGCAATCATCTAATCAAAACTCTCTATGGGTGGCAGATGATTTATGGATGGCTGTCGAAGAGATCATCTGTGTCAATGGCAACGAACGGCATCAATATGAAGAGGCATTGATTGCAATAATTGTTGAGGAACCTTTGAGACGGTGAGCCCTTCAATTTGGTTGACGTAAAAATTTTGCTTTCTGTTGGACTTGACTTTTCCAAGTTATGGTCTTCTTCTTGTTCATTTTAATTCAACTCAAATGATATTGTCTGCCATTGCAGCTACTGCCAACGTATTAGGAGGCCTGATTTTTGGGGTGGAGAGGCAGAACTTTCGGTGAGTTCATTATTTTATCGTTTTTCCCTCGCTTAAGTTGTTGATGCTTGGACATTTCTAAGGGTCCTCCAACACTCTTGAGTTCCCTCTTATTCTTTCTTTTGTTGAAGTTATAAGTTAACTGAACTTGAAAGCTTATACTGAATTGTCAAACCAACTGAATTTGGATTTTCTGAGATGATGAAAACATAGATGGAATGAGTGCCTGATGGAAAATATGTAATGTGAGCATGATTGTTTATCCCCAAGAGACGAAAAACAGGATGAAATATGATGCGTATTTTCTTATTTGTCTGAAGTGCATGCCACCACAACTCAGTTGCTAAATTTTCATCATGTAGAAGTGGATatatattatatcatgtattttgCTAACagaaaacaaaaagaaataAACTAAACTGTATATACAACAAACATAGAGACAAAGGAAACAGAAAATGGAAGGATGAAGGTACTAAAGCCCGAGAACAGCAATCAAATAATTTGATGATCGATAAAATGGGTGGAATGATTCTCGGGCTGTGATATGCCTCATCCACGTTTCTTGTGCTATGTCATTCCTTCTATTGTACTGTGTATATACTTGCCACGCATCTCATATTAAGACAATAAGATGTAAGAAAATAAAGATGTATGTCCTGCAAACCATAAAATTGAGATTTGAATTTGTATAAAGGTTCTAGTCGGTACATAACTTCTAGTTTCCGGGCTTCATGTGTGAATTTTGCGTTACATCTCAATCTTCGTTCTCTTTTACAATCCTATTATACCATCAGAGTTGTATGATAAAACTTCACTTTCTCTTTTCAAATGGTATAATCTGTGAATTACAAACAGCCCATCATTGAAATTTCAACTActgttttttttgtttctttaacAATCCCCTCAAATAATTTGAGACAGAGACCTGCACCACCTCTACCCCATTTGCATCTATCTGAAGAAATGGTAAATGAGGCAGCAACTTTCATTCGTGAATGTGCAAATGCGGTGCTTTCAGCATCTGAAGATATCGCCCTAGGACGGAACTCAAGAATGTTCATCAAAGTTGGTCTTTGTCTGTTTATAATCTCCGTGGTTGTGGGTCTAATCGATTTCCTTGCATTGGGTTACACGAGTAAGACCAAAAGAAGTCATTATATGTTTCGTCGGCATTTCTTGGTTCATTAGCCTTAATTCTTGTTGTATTGTGGGCAGGCCTTATTCTTGGTCTTACAGTTCCAGCACTTTATGAAAGATATGAAAGACATATAGTCACGTGCTCTAGTTGGATACAGGAAACTGCTGGAGTTGTATATAAGATTTAAGGAAGAATACATTGCCAAGATTCATAAATGGATTCTGGAAAAGAAGAAATTGAGTTGATGGATCATAGTTTAAACTATTTTTTGacccttttttttttgggttttgcCTTTTGTTTTTCCGCATACTATCTCATTTTACTTTTGTTtcaattgattttatttggcttaacgTTTCCTATTATTTACTCCATTTTGGATTGCTAAACTTCCAACACTTAAAGAAGATCGACTCTTTGTTTTCAAACTAAGAATAAAGAATAACTGAGTGAGCATTGCGTCATTTATCTGGAATGGTGCTATCTAAACTAAATTCCTGCATGTCAGCGGCATCACATCTACATGGAAAATGCTGAGGACACCTAGTGGAGCAATCACCGTGGGTCTAACCAAATTAGGTGCGGGCATTGCCTCAGCCTAATCTGTATTATCTATAACATACTCAATTCAGACAAAGTTCAGCTAAAATTCATAATTCAGAACTTACAATTTAATGCCTtggaaaacaatatttttagaAATGCTTCTTTCTTTTCAATAAAAGTAAAACATTTGAAagtattttaaagtaaatgtTTCCAAACTGGGTCAGGTTTCTAGCCCACTACATTTTTTCGTGTCAATCGTTTCCTAAAAAAATTCGAGGAAAAAGGGGAAAATGATTCTTTTAAGGGATGTTACATATTTTCCGGTTCATCAATATTTCCAAGTTTTCACCATAGAAATATTACATGGAgcataatttttctaaaaatacttAAATGATACCAAAGCCAAACACAACTGATCCAAAACACTCTGGAAATCTCACTCCTTTGTTTTACACGTCATCTCAAAACAAACCTAATCATACAACGATTGTATGTCAAATCAAATTATCAGTTGAAGGAAATTTTAGCAAACCAACAGTGGAAAGAAAAACGCCTAATCCGGGCCACCTCCGAAGTTGTCACGTCCCTCATTCTGCCAACCAAAGCCTGGTGGCGCATCACGGTTTCCATCATTAGGGTATGACCACCCTTGTTTTAGTTGAGATAAGTGGGAAGAAAATAGAGAAGATGGACGTGGTGGTGGAAGTGGCAAGGTTTGGGGCCTCCGTTCCATAGGTTTGTTGGCCGCGGCCACATTCTGTCCATAATCACCCTGATAGAATCCTCGTCCTTGAGGATCAGACACGTTCACGAAACCATCTGTAGCTCCTTGGGCAACAAGAGGAGAATCCAAAGGGCCAGAAACCATTCCCAAATTCCATGGCTGGGGATAGTTTTGTGCAAAATTCATGGGTCCAGCAGGACCAGGTGGGAAACCTAACAATGTACCTTGATCTGATCCAGCTTCAGGCATGGCACCTGGCCTCACCCCATCATATGGAGCACCAAAGAACTGCTGCATTCCATCAGATACATAAGGAGAATAGCCAAATTGTGGGGCAGGTAAGACTGGGTTTTGATTGGTTGCTGCTGCAAAAATTAGGTGGATAGAAATTATAGTTGACAAGGATAAAACCTTTTTGTTTCCACTATATCAACTGACCTGAATCTTGCCTCAGACCGCCCTGCAGATCAATGGTTTGTTGAGGAAAATGGATCTGGGAGGCAGCTCTGTCAAAAACTTGGGATTGATTACTAACATGCTGTTGCTCTGACGGGTTATTTGGGACTTTTCCAGGAAAATGTGGCGATGACATTGGATGCATATTAGGTCTTAGAGGTGGCGGATCTCTGGATTGGGGTCGTTGGCTTTTGTCCTCGTGGTCATGAGCCTGAAGATTTGAACTTGAAGAAAATACTGACCTTAGGGGTGCTTGAACTGTAGAATCTGAGGCCAAAGGTTTTCTGGCACTTGTAGCTTCTGACTCATTTCCTTCCTTTTCCTTGTGTGGATGAAGAAGGTCAGCATGGATTTCATTTATGTGCGACTCAAATTcagttttcttcaagaaagaCTTGAGACAATGAGGAGCTGCACAAATGAAGATTCCTTCCATCATTTTAATTGTCTGAATCTTTTGAATGCGTTCATCACAGCTGCATACCAAGGAAAATTATCGCAGTAAACCAAAGTGAACTAAAGTAAAAAGTATGGTCACAAATAATCAAATTCAAGTCCATATTGCAGCATCCCTCTCCCACTATCATCAATATCATAAATCTTTTATTGGACAAGTACAAACTCTGGAAGACCATAAGCAAATGGAACAAGACAACATGTCACATCAGTATaccaaaatataaaaaaaaaggtCATATAAACTTTTCTTACAGGTAACAAAGAGAATCACTCCTAGCACAGTCCAGACAAAATGCATGTTCACAGGGGCTCTGCCATAACATAAGATTGTTAATTTCTAAAACACAAAGATGGGGAAGATAAAGTTGCAAGCAAATAGATGAAACATAAAAGGTGTAAATCAAATGGCTTCAATGAGGAAAAAAACCCTGGAATGAAAAGACAAGCATAAAAATCCATACTGGGAATAAAAATGCTGAAACACCATTGCCCATGCAACAAGCATGCATTGTAATGAGAATAATAAATAGATAACTCTGATCTTCTCTAGAACTAAACCATGGTACAACTGATGAAAAAACGATCCATCAAATTTATAATCCCCTATAAGATACTCCAAATATGTTCTAGTATTACTTGTAATTGGCTCATTGCGGAACCTCAAGTGAATAATATCAATGAAACAAAAGTTTCCATCACACTTGGGCCAACGGTGACAAGCACGAGACACAACGAATGAGGGAGTGTGAGAGTGATGCAGCAAAAACTTTTCAGATTTTCTTTCTTGGTGTAATTTATTGAGACCACAAGTCCACAAAAATTGAGGGTTAATGCTCAGAGTGATGACAATAACACAGATGTACGTACAGGCATCACATTTGTTGAAGTGGTAAAAAAATATGTATGTGTAACAGAATAATTATTCCACGTCCTCAAGACACATTCTCTTATTGAAAATAGACTACCAAGCAATATAGTTTATCGAGTGAAAAAACAGAGGAGAAAACCGTGAAATTGCACTGCGAGTAAGAACTTCTATGCACTACTTACCAGACGCCCATATATAGCGATAGGGAAATCACATCTGACACAGAAATGAACACGCTCACCAAGCTGGCGGCGAGACCTGCGGCCAACAGTCTTGATGACAGCTGAAGCACTTGCGGAACCAAGGCTCTTGGCTACAGGAAGATCTGCTAAAACAAGATGATCCGGGCATGCAACTCTGATATTGTCAGCTGGGGTGGGTTTCGCACTTCCACCACTTTCACTAGCTGGTTTGGTCAGTCGAATCTGCAGCATCTTTCTGAGCTATTATGTAgctttaattaaaaaaaaatcattattcCTCTATCTTCCTGCGAAAAAGTTTTTCCCAGTTTCAGAAACAGAAAGAACGATTGCATTACTACATGTTTGAGCTGCATATCAGCCTAGGATTAATTCACAATGCATGAACAACATAAGCAAATATGCTGAATCTGACAATAAAGACTTAATATCACACAAGGA from the Primulina tabacum isolate GXHZ01 chromosome 16, ASM2559414v2, whole genome shotgun sequence genome contains:
- the LOC142529348 gene encoding uncharacterized protein LOC142529348: MLQILAYEYYPSVVQKFARKSDVDGLMLPRMFQWVTNTWPSNRAPTAVDVTAAFGDSAIDDCLGCLTPTPEELVSTYYTTGDFVDSAPDAVTTRVLELWRQGQTVICSEHPLESPSVQHMHSAHSPPSVQHTPPAHASPDVSGTRPGDLNRSSSSTSSPMHTGPRVHFGLNPSRRPSPLEHRFERRLTVLEDSVTSMHVKMSAEFIEIRASIRSINQALVDLKSSFNLGLDELRLSLTEQIRAGFVEMRSNMPVQQDRDYSIAYTRGRKRKASEADFGLDDNLVREIDSTSQTLHIFEPNLHVIIEKSSEDIQVTPDSRKSGGEATTSRGVADNMGKEIGSSSQTQQIFEPNLQGIPDESAGDIQVTPDARMPGGEATTSRDDGVRPLAETVTLKVNNSLARVRASMLDRSPSRIRGFYVEYEKSFYGPMAIANSRVTFSVSF
- the LOC142529163 gene encoding reticulon-like protein B12 isoform X2, which encodes MMTFSSNSSSESSTSKSLLLLFLQFPLTSLEERENAGLYDLWMAVEEIICVNGNERHQYEEALIAIIVEEPLRRYCQRIRRPDFWGGEAELSRPAPPLPHLHLSEEMVNEAATFIRECANAVLSASEDIALGRNSRMFIKVGLCLFIISVVVGLIDFLALGYTSLILGLTVPALYERYERHIVTCSSWIQETAGVVYKI
- the LOC142529163 gene encoding reticulon-like protein B12 isoform X3 → MMTFSSNSSSESSTSKSLLLLFLQFPLTSLEERENADDLWMAVEEIICVNGNERHQYEEALIAIIVEEPLRRYCQRIRRPDFWGGEAELSRPAPPLPHLHLSEEMVNEAATFIRECANAVLSASEDIALGRNSRMFIKVGLCLFIISVVVGLIDFLALGYTSLILGLTVPALYERYERHIVTCSSWIQETAGVVYKI
- the LOC142529163 gene encoding reticulon-like protein B12 isoform X4 — its product is MLDVNSGIKCNSSDDLWMAVEEIICVNGNERHQYEEALIAIIVEEPLRRYCQRIRRPDFWGGEAELSRPAPPLPHLHLSEEMVNEAATFIRECANAVLSASEDIALGRNSRMFIKVGLCLFIISVVVGLIDFLALGYTSLILGLTVPALYERYERHIVTCSSWIQETAGVVYKI
- the LOC142529163 gene encoding reticulon-like protein B12 isoform X1, producing MLDVNSGIKCNSSGFAYMLMKPLQYPVSFNCISFWQSSNQNSLWVADDLWMAVEEIICVNGNERHQYEEALIAIIVEEPLRRYCQRIRRPDFWGGEAELSRPAPPLPHLHLSEEMVNEAATFIRECANAVLSASEDIALGRNSRMFIKVGLCLFIISVVVGLIDFLALGYTSLILGLTVPALYERYERHIVTCSSWIQETAGVVYKI